A single window of Camarhynchus parvulus chromosome 9, STF_HiC, whole genome shotgun sequence DNA harbors:
- the SLC16A14 gene encoding monocarboxylate transporter 14 isoform X2, which translates to MYASREDIGYDFGDDSKVGSPFIGLFISMCGCRTTAIIGGILNALGWILSAYASNVHYLFLTFGVTAGIGSGMVYLPAVVMVGQYFQNRRALAQGLSTTGTGFGAFLMTALLKYLCTEFGWRNAMFIQGAISLNLCVCGALMRPLSPKELREKYVVGNDSEENRAKALSQSTETIKSNGVLGQEPEKKEEVANEEVLGSVQHIEIGGKSGSERSMYGLRLFKTVSQLTVTVRKGFALWYSSYFGAASLFTNRVFVAFIIWALFAYSSFVIPFIHLPEIVKQYKLSRQDNVFPLTSIIAIVHIFGKVILGIISDLPCISTWNVFLMANFTLVTCILTLPLMQTYIGLAVVCALIGFSSGYFSLMPVVTEDLVGTKHLANAYGIIICANGISALLGPPFAGWIYDITQKYDFSFYIAGLLYMVGIIFLLIQPCIQKKQSTDKSTEEAQV; encoded by the exons ATGTATGCTAGTCGAGAGGATATTGGATATGATTTTGGAGATGACTCCAAAGTTGGAA GTCCTTTTATTGGTTTATTCATCAGCATGTGTGGGTGCCGCACGACAGCCATAATTGGAGGGATCCTGAATGCCCTGGGTTGGATACTGAGTGCCTATGCCTCAAATGTGCACTACCTCTTCCTCACCTTTGGAGTGACAGCTG gTATTGGAAGTGGCATGGTTTATCTGCCTGCAGTGGTCATGGTAGGGCAGTATTTTCAGAACAGAAGAGCACTTGCACAAGGGCTCAGTACCACAGGAACGGGGTTTGGAGCTTTCCTAATGACTGCCTTACTGAAGTACCTCTGCACTGAATTTGGGTGGAGGAATGCCATGTTCATCCAGGGGGCCATTTCCCTGAACCTTTGTGTCTGCGGGGCACTTATGAGACCACTCTCTCCCAAAGAGCTCCGCGAAAAATATGTGGTGGGAAATGATAGTGAAGAAAATCGAGCAAAAGCTCTGTCCCAATCTACAGAGACTATAAAATCTAATGGAGTCCTTGGTCAAGaaccagagaaaaaagaagaggtaGCAAATGAAGAAGTGCTTGGCAGTGTGCAGCACATAGAAATTGGAGGTAAATCTGGAAGTGAAAGGAGCATGTATGGACTGCGCCTCTTTAAGACAGTGAGCCAGCTGACAGTTACAGTCAGGAAGGGCTTTGCACTCTGGTACTCCAGCTACTTTGGAGCTGCATCGCTGTTTACCAATAGAGTATTTGTGGCCTTTATCATTTGGGCTTTGTTTGCCTATAGCAGCTTTGTCATTCCCTTTATTCACCTTCCAGAAATAGTCAAGCAGTACAAATTATCTAGGCAGGACAATGTATTTCCTTTGACATCCATTATAGCCATTGTTCATATTTTTGGTAAAGTGATCCTTGGAATCATCTCTGATCTGCCATGCATCAGCACTTGGAATGTCTTCCTCATGGCTAACTTTACCCTGGTCACCTGCATTCTTACTTTGCCACTAATGCAGACATACATTGGCCTGGCTGTGGTTTGTGCTCTAATAGGATTTTCTAGTGGCTATTTTTCTCTAATGCCTGTTGTGACTGAAGATTTAGTTGGAACTAAACACCTTGCAAATGCCTATGGCATCATCATTTGTGCCAATGGAATATCTGCTTTGCTTGGACCACCCTTTGCAG GTTGGATCTATGACATCACACAAAAATAcgatttttctttttacatagCTGGATTGCTATACATGGTgggaataatatttttacttaTACAACCTTGTATTCAAAAGAAACAGTCAACAGACAAATCTACAGAAGAAGCACAAGTATAG
- the SLC16A14 gene encoding monocarboxylate transporter 14 isoform X1, with product MYASREDIGYDFGDDSKVGSKPIKPNPNVDGGWAWMIVLSSFLVHILIMGSQMALGILNMEWLEEFNQSRGLTAWVSSLSMGITLIVGPFIGLFISMCGCRTTAIIGGILNALGWILSAYASNVHYLFLTFGVTAGIGSGMVYLPAVVMVGQYFQNRRALAQGLSTTGTGFGAFLMTALLKYLCTEFGWRNAMFIQGAISLNLCVCGALMRPLSPKELREKYVVGNDSEENRAKALSQSTETIKSNGVLGQEPEKKEEVANEEVLGSVQHIEIGGKSGSERSMYGLRLFKTVSQLTVTVRKGFALWYSSYFGAASLFTNRVFVAFIIWALFAYSSFVIPFIHLPEIVKQYKLSRQDNVFPLTSIIAIVHIFGKVILGIISDLPCISTWNVFLMANFTLVTCILTLPLMQTYIGLAVVCALIGFSSGYFSLMPVVTEDLVGTKHLANAYGIIICANGISALLGPPFAGWIYDITQKYDFSFYIAGLLYMVGIIFLLIQPCIQKKQSTDKSTEEAQV from the exons ATGTATGCTAGTCGAGAGGATATTGGATATGATTTTGGAGATGACTCCAAAGTTGGAAGTAAGCCAATTAAACCTAATCCAAACGTTGATGGAGGATGGGCTTGGATGATCGTACTTTCCTCTTTCCTTGTGCACATACTCATCATGGGCTCCCAAATGGCCCTTGGAATACTCAATATGGAATGGCTTGAAGAGTTTAATCAAAGTCGTGGCTTAACAGCGTGGGTTAGCTCCCTCAGCATGGGCATCACACTTATTGTAG GTCCTTTTATTGGTTTATTCATCAGCATGTGTGGGTGCCGCACGACAGCCATAATTGGAGGGATCCTGAATGCCCTGGGTTGGATACTGAGTGCCTATGCCTCAAATGTGCACTACCTCTTCCTCACCTTTGGAGTGACAGCTG gTATTGGAAGTGGCATGGTTTATCTGCCTGCAGTGGTCATGGTAGGGCAGTATTTTCAGAACAGAAGAGCACTTGCACAAGGGCTCAGTACCACAGGAACGGGGTTTGGAGCTTTCCTAATGACTGCCTTACTGAAGTACCTCTGCACTGAATTTGGGTGGAGGAATGCCATGTTCATCCAGGGGGCCATTTCCCTGAACCTTTGTGTCTGCGGGGCACTTATGAGACCACTCTCTCCCAAAGAGCTCCGCGAAAAATATGTGGTGGGAAATGATAGTGAAGAAAATCGAGCAAAAGCTCTGTCCCAATCTACAGAGACTATAAAATCTAATGGAGTCCTTGGTCAAGaaccagagaaaaaagaagaggtaGCAAATGAAGAAGTGCTTGGCAGTGTGCAGCACATAGAAATTGGAGGTAAATCTGGAAGTGAAAGGAGCATGTATGGACTGCGCCTCTTTAAGACAGTGAGCCAGCTGACAGTTACAGTCAGGAAGGGCTTTGCACTCTGGTACTCCAGCTACTTTGGAGCTGCATCGCTGTTTACCAATAGAGTATTTGTGGCCTTTATCATTTGGGCTTTGTTTGCCTATAGCAGCTTTGTCATTCCCTTTATTCACCTTCCAGAAATAGTCAAGCAGTACAAATTATCTAGGCAGGACAATGTATTTCCTTTGACATCCATTATAGCCATTGTTCATATTTTTGGTAAAGTGATCCTTGGAATCATCTCTGATCTGCCATGCATCAGCACTTGGAATGTCTTCCTCATGGCTAACTTTACCCTGGTCACCTGCATTCTTACTTTGCCACTAATGCAGACATACATTGGCCTGGCTGTGGTTTGTGCTCTAATAGGATTTTCTAGTGGCTATTTTTCTCTAATGCCTGTTGTGACTGAAGATTTAGTTGGAACTAAACACCTTGCAAATGCCTATGGCATCATCATTTGTGCCAATGGAATATCTGCTTTGCTTGGACCACCCTTTGCAG GTTGGATCTATGACATCACACAAAAATAcgatttttctttttacatagCTGGATTGCTATACATGGTgggaataatatttttacttaTACAACCTTGTATTCAAAAGAAACAGTCAACAGACAAATCTACAGAAGAAGCACAAGTATAG